The sequence CGCTTCAGGTCCGGCTGATTCATCGCAAGCAGCGCGCCGTAAACGATTCCGACCACCGCAAGCGCGAGGAAGAGCGGGACCGCCTGGACCGCGACCGCGGGAAAAAGCGGAATCGCAAAGCGCACGAAGCCATAGGTGCCCATCTTCAGCATGATACCTGCCAGGATAACCGAGCCCGCCGTGGGCGCCTCGCTATGGGCGTCGGGCAGCCAGGTATGCACCGGCCACATTGGCACCTTGATCGCGAAGGCAAGGGCAAACCCGGCGAACAGCCAGCGTGCCTCGGTCTCGGACAGCGGAACCTGATAGAGCAGCGGCAGGTCGAAACTAAGCCGGCCCAATGCCTGCCTCGCCGCGAGTACCAGGTAAATGATCGCGACCAGCATCAAGAACGAGCCGACCATGGTGAACAAGACGAACTTGACAGCCGCGTAGATCTTGCGCCCGTGCCCCCAGATGCCGATCAGGAAGTACATCGGGATCAGCATCACTTCCCAGAACACGTAAAACAGGAACAGGTCGACCGCAAGCAGCGCCCCGAGCAGCCCGGTCTCGAGTACGAGCAGGAAAAAACAGAATGCCCGAGGACGCTCCTCGATGTCGCCGCCGGCTGAATACAGCAAGGACAACGAAATCAGGATCGTGGTCAACACGGCGAGCAGCAGGCTGATCCCGTCTATCCCGAGGTGATAGGAGATGCCAAACTGCGGGATCCACGAATACTGCTCTACGAATTGATAGCCCGGTTCCCTGCTGTCGAACGCGGCGAACAGATAAAAGCTGATCGCAAGCGGCACCAGCGAGAACACAAACGCCGAGTTCCACGTGGCGCGTTCGTCGTTAAGCATGAGGACAAAAATCGCGCCCAGCAGCGGAAAGAAGACCAAGGCGGTGAGGATTCCACTCTGCATTAGCGAATCACCAGGTACAGGTAGTAGGCGACTATGCCGATGACCCCCAGCAGGTACACGAACGCATAGTGCTGCACGTTGCCGTCCTCGACTCGCCGCGCCGCCTCTCCGCCACTCTCCACCGCCAGCCCCGTTCGATTCGCGGTGCCGTCGATGACCAACTGGTCGATCCCTCGATCGAGAATCTGATCGGAGATGAAAAACAGCGGACGCGTGACCAGCAGATCGTAAAGCTCGTCGATGCGATATTTCTCAAGCAGCAGGTGGTACAAACCGCTAAGGCGCGCTGCGACCAACTGCGGCACGCCCGGGAGCCGCAGGTAGCAAACATAGGCGAGCAAAATGCCGATGCCGCCCAATCCGGTCGCCACCGCGGAGAGCATGGCCGGCGAGGCCGGAACCGCGGGCTTGAAATCGCCCACCACCGGGGAGAGGAACTTCGCAAATGCATCGCCCCACAGCAGCCCATCGGGCAGCCCCACCCAACCACCAATGGTCGCAAAAACCGCGAGCACCACCAGTGGGATAGTCATGATCCGGGGCGACTCGTGCAGGTGAGGCAGCTTGCCCGGCTCGACTCGCGACTCGCCGAAGAAGGTCATGAAGAGGAGCCGGAACATGTAGAAACAGGTGATGCCGGCCGTGATCGCTCCCAGCAGCCAGAGCCAGAAATGACCTGAGGCGTAGGCACCCTCCAGGATCAGGTCCTTGGAAAAATAGCCGGAGAAACCCGGCACCGCGCAAATCGCGAGCGTGGCGATCGTCATAGTCCAGAAGGTGATCGGCACTCGCGTCCGCAGCGCGCCCATCTTGTTCATGTCCTGCTCGCCCTCGAGCGCATGGATGACCGAGCCGGCGCAGAGAAACAGCAGTCCCTTGAAGAACGCGTGCGTCATGAGGTGAAAAATGCCCGCCGCAAATGCTCCCGAACCCACGCCCAGGAACATGTAGCCGAGCTGGCTTATGGTGGAATAGGCGAGCACTCGCTTGATGTCAGGTTGGACAATCGCGATGGTGGCCGCAAAGAACGCGGTCAGGCCACCAATCGTCGCGACTACCGCCATCGCGTCAGGCGCGAGCACATAGAGAAAATTGAGCCGAGCGATCATGTACACGCCCGCGGTAACCATGGTGGCTGCGTGAATCAGGGCGCTGACCGGGGTTGGCCCGACCATCGCGTCCGGCAGCCAAACGTAAAGCGGAATCTGCGCCGACTTGCCCGTCGCCCCCATGAACAGCAGGAGCCCGGCCGCGGTAGCCGCGCCGGTGCCAATCAGCCCCGCGTGCGCCTGCATGTCGACGAAGTTCAGCGACCAGATGCCATGATGCGCGAATACGGAGAGGAGCGTGAAAATGCCGAGCAGGAAGCCGGCGTCGCCAGTTCTGGTGACGATGAACGCCTTGCGGCCGTTGTAAGCGAATTGCGGATTCGTGTACCAGAAGCCGATCAGTAGGTAGGAGCACAGACCCACGCCTTCCCATCCGATGAACATCATCGCCAGGTTGTCCGCCAGGACCAGGATCAGCATCGAGAGCGCGAACAGGTTCAGATAGGTAAAGTAGCGGGCATAGTCGTCGTCGTGCGCCATGTAGCCGACCGAGTAGAGATGAATGAACGCGCCCACCCCGCTCACGATCATCACCATCACGGCGGAAAGCGCATCGACTCTGAGACCGAGGTCGACGTGAAAACTCCCGGCCTCGAGCCATCTCCACAGCGGGCAGAAAAGCGCACTCCCTGCCGGCAGCGTCATCAGGGTGACGAACGCCCAGGTCGCCACCGCAAAGCACAGGAACATCACTCCCGGCCCGACCAGGTTGACCGCACCGCGCCCGAGCCGCGGCCCCAGGAACAGGTTGAACAGCACGCCCAAGGCGGGAAAAACCAGAATCAGCGCAAGCGCGGCAAACTCAAGGTTCATGAGCGATCACCATC is a genomic window of Candidatus Binataceae bacterium containing:
- a CDS encoding NADH-quinone oxidoreductase subunit M codes for the protein MQSGILTALVFFPLLGAIFVLMLNDERATWNSAFVFSLVPLAISFYLFAAFDSREPGYQFVEQYSWIPQFGISYHLGIDGISLLLAVLTTILISLSLLYSAGGDIEERPRAFCFFLLVLETGLLGALLAVDLFLFYVFWEVMLIPMYFLIGIWGHGRKIYAAVKFVLFTMVGSFLMLVAIIYLVLAARQALGRLSFDLPLLYQVPLSETEARWLFAGFALAFAIKVPMWPVHTWLPDAHSEAPTAGSVILAGIMLKMGTYGFVRFAIPLFPAVAVQAVPLFLALAVVGIVYGALLAMNQPDLKRLVAYSSVSHLGFVMLGIFALNPQGLVGAIYQMLNHGISTGALFLLVGMLYLRRHTREIAEFGGLWKSIPIYASIFMFTMLSSVGLPGLNGFIGEFLIMVGTFLRSWPAAAFAVSGIILGALYLLWTYERVMFGPITHAVNATIRDLTGREIAVMVPLMALMLFMGLYPAPLISRMQPSVERMLAGVRIEQVRLEQRAHRRVAVAPLNRPHNPALETASVQ
- the nuoL gene encoding NADH-quinone oxidoreductase subunit L, which codes for MNLEFAALALILVFPALGVLFNLFLGPRLGRGAVNLVGPGVMFLCFAVATWAFVTLMTLPAGSALFCPLWRWLEAGSFHVDLGLRVDALSAVMVMIVSGVGAFIHLYSVGYMAHDDDYARYFTYLNLFALSMLILVLADNLAMMFIGWEGVGLCSYLLIGFWYTNPQFAYNGRKAFIVTRTGDAGFLLGIFTLLSVFAHHGIWSLNFVDMQAHAGLIGTGAATAAGLLLFMGATGKSAQIPLYVWLPDAMVGPTPVSALIHAATMVTAGVYMIARLNFLYVLAPDAMAVVATIGGLTAFFAATIAIVQPDIKRVLAYSTISQLGYMFLGVGSGAFAAGIFHLMTHAFFKGLLFLCAGSVIHALEGEQDMNKMGALRTRVPITFWTMTIATLAICAVPGFSGYFSKDLILEGAYASGHFWLWLLGAITAGITCFYMFRLLFMTFFGESRVEPGKLPHLHESPRIMTIPLVVLAVFATIGGWVGLPDGLLWGDAFAKFLSPVVGDFKPAVPASPAMLSAVATGLGGIGILLAYVCYLRLPGVPQLVAARLSGLYHLLLEKYRIDELYDLLVTRPLFFISDQILDRGIDQLVIDGTANRTGLAVESGGEAARRVEDGNVQHYAFVYLLGVIGIVAYYLYLVIR